A window of Garra rufa chromosome 6, GarRuf1.0, whole genome shotgun sequence genomic DNA:
CCGGAAGTCAAATGCAATTGTTTTGGTTGCTACTAGAGATGTAAGACTTGTGAATGAATCGTTCTATGGATTCGAATCTTTTTAATGAACTAGCTGAACCGGTTCACAAGGCTGCTCTGAACAATTCGCTCACGAATCACTAAAACGAGTCAACAACTCAGCTTTTGAGAACCGTCCCTTTCAGGCGAACAActaagagttttctttatttgaaATCAAcctagtatttattatttatgtttcgcTTCTAGTACGTACATTTACGTTTAcattttagtcatttagcagacgcttttatccaaagcaacttacaaatgaggagaataaaagcaattaaaatcaacaaaagagcaatgatatgcaagtgctatgacaagtttCAGTCAGCCTAACGCAGTACatgtagcaagtttttttttgtaattatataataaatagaaagaaATCAGATGGAATACAAAAAGAACAGAggaagctagtgttagaggccctttttgctttttgttaattatgtcataaaaagaaaacagatagaatacaaaaagaatagagaagcttttttaagaaaacaagcagttggAAAACGAATAGAGTGCATGTCTTGAAGGGTCTTTTTTGAGGCTAATTGGGCTTAAGCCCCGAATGTTTTTTCAAAAGCCCCGAATCTTTTAGGTTTTTAGCGCAATTTTCCACCGGACAAAATTGCGATTGTTAACTCATGATTTCTGTTCTGTCTATGCGCACCAATCTTGCACTTCTATCTACTCCTCAACCAGACCACCTAGAGACTTCGGGTTTTCGGCATTATGTTAAGGAAGGTCTAATCTCGGGAACgcacaaaaaaaatccaggaaaacatttactatctcttagtgttgtgatcccatgacgtgagaaaattgcgctaaaacactcactgagtttttattacttgtttaaaataacttcaactttgtttcatttcctcttgtaggctctactgggtgaattttttttttgtttttgtttttttactgagtaccctaactatcatcattttcccagatagtgtatagatttttaggcattctattatctcaaacagcctgaaaaatagtgcatttagctgacgtaattgggaaaaaatctacacgggggagcatgcccccggacccccctaggttTGGGCTAAGCCCTGAATGTTTACATCGTCTGGCTCCGCCCCTGGTTTCGAGAGGATCTCCCATTAAAAATCGTGTTCCGGGGGATAAAATACAAGTTTTTTGTTGGGTTTCCCCTGGTAAATTGGCATTTCAGAGGTTAAATATGACGTTATTTGGGTCGCTTCATCCTGTGGACATCAAAAACTACCCATGGCAACAttgtaaaagtagcccaattctgtgggAAAACCGCAGATTTGGCAACACTGAAGCTAGAGttttagagggtcaaataaagataaAAGAAATGTGTTTTAGctgtttaaaaatgcatttttttttttataaaaaatgcgAATGCTAATGCATAGTGAGTTaaataaacaagcaaataaaCAAGCACGCAAAAAAGATATATTTAACAACTAAACTTTTTAACTTGATATTAAAAAATGCGCTGTGCAATGATTGATTGCAATTAATCCCATccaaaattaaaaagtttttgtttacataatatatgtaaactatgtgtgtactgtatatttattatgcatatataaatacacatgcatacagtatatattttgaaaatatttacatgtatatatttttattgatataattaatattatatataaatatatttaatatagaaacataacatatattttaaatatatccatgcatggttatatatacataatatacacagtacacacacatatacagtgccttgcaaaagtattcatacccctttattttttgttatgttgcagccttatgttaaactgctttaaattacttttttccccacatcaatttacactccatacatcataatgacaaagcaaaaaacagatttgcaaattttacaaatctattaaaaataaaacactggaataagtacattgcataagtattcatacccttaactcagtacttagttgaagcacctttacagcctttatttgccattctttgcctcaccttttcacctctcaagctctgtcagtttagatgggggctggcagacattttcttgagtcctagttgttccaagcgtcttccattatggataatggaggctacatgcttttgtgaaccttcaatgcagcagatttgtttctgaactcttccctagatcattgccttaacgcaagtctgtcactgagctctacaggcagttatcttgacctcaggacttggtttttgctctgatatgcattttcagctgttagaccttttctgagaggtgtgtgcctttccaaatcatactcattcaaatgaatttgccacagtttaactccactcgaagtgtagtaacatctagaagcaatatgaatgctcctgagctaaatttcgagtgtcccagaaaagggtataaatacttatgcaacgggatcttttcagttttttaattctaataaatttgcaaagttgttacaaacctgttttgtgctttgtcattatggtgtatgaagtgtagattgatgtggggaaaaaaaagtaatttaaagcagtttaacataaggctgcaacaaaacaaaacataccaaaaataaaggggtatgaacaCTTTCGCAAAGGCActgtatattatgtaaacaaaaacttttatttcggctgtgattaattgtgatttaTCATTGCACAGCACCAAAAACCtacctaatatttatttatttttaattaggcCTTATAAGTAaaccaataaaattaaataaaaataatttgtttttaattttagtccTAGCAAATGCATTTTACTATTGAGAAAAAATTAACTACacattagaataaaataaaaaacaccatCATTAATAGAAGTttgaaatgaacaaaaatataagaGTATACTAGAAAGCAGTGCAGGGAAACTCTGATCCGGATCTTTAAACCGATTCGAGAACCGACTCGCAGAAACGAGTCATACTTTCATAACTGCTAAGCGTCTCCCAACCACTAGGAGGCGATATCGATCGTTTCTTAAATATTATTCGTCGGCTCTCGGCGAAACACAGGAGCAATACACGTGTGTTTCCGCACATGTGTAGATTTGATTACTGTTAAATACTTTATATTGTATTGATCGACACAACGCTGATAATGCCTGCgtctaaaaacaagaaaacagaCGGCGGAGATGGTGTTGCAAAGGCAGAGGTTCTTAATAACGAAGAGGATTCTCCAGTTGTGAGTCGAACACGGAGTGGCCGCAAACTACATACACCCTTGGCCAAAACTCCCGTCCGCAGGACCAGAAAGTCTGTTGTCCGAGAAGATCCGGTAGAAAGCACCGAGGAATCACCGCCAGATGAACGTCCAGCAGATACTAAAGGTGATCAGTGCAGTCAGGTGACAGAAACAGTGTGTCCAGATGTATCTACATCTACATCAACATCAGCAGATGTCAGTCAAGAGCCACTGCCTGCAACTTCAGATTTAATAGGGTCAGATCAGGCCAGTGAGAAGGAAAATGTGGTAAACAACACAGAGACTGAATCCACTGGTCCCAAGAAAAAAGCCAAAAAAAGAAATCGCTCAAAATCcagtgagaagaaaagtcagataATTCCTCTTGGGAAACCAAAGTCTGGAAGAGTATGGAAAGACAGAACTAAGCAAAGGTGAATACGTTTCTTATTGCTGTATTGATagcacttttttgtttttgtatctATTTTTTTAAGTTCTATTATTCCATAATAacaattacatacatacatagttcactttcagaacaaaaatttacagataatctactcacccccttgtcatccaagatgttcatgtctttctttcttttgttgtaaggaaatagttttttgaggaaaacatttcaggatttctctccatataatggacttttatggtgccctcgagtttgaacttccaaaatgcagcttcaaatggctctaactgatcacagccgaggaaaaaagggtcttatctagtaaaatgattggttatttaaaaaataaataaattacaatttatatactttttaacctcaaatgctcgtcttgtctagctcagcaagacgagcgtttgagaataaaaagtgtatatgtatatatttttagaaaataaacgatcgtttcgctagataagacccttctttcatcggctgggatcgtttagagccctttgaaactgcattttggaagttcaaactctgaggcaccataaaagtccattatatggagagaaatcctgtaatgttttcctcaaaaaacataattttcttacgactgaagaaagaaagacatgaacatcttggatgacaagagggtgagtacattatctgtacatttttgttctgaaagtgaactactcctttaagttctgAAGCCCATTTTGTTATGTGGCTTATTTTTTTGTAGTATAACCAGCTCTATTTGTCTGTTTACTAGTACATTTCTGTTTCTTCTGTCTGCAATCTATTTGACGCGTTTAGTGTTGACTTTTTGTAGGTTCTCCGCTCTGTTGAGAGACAAACCTCTGCGTACATCATGGGGAAAGAAGATGGAGGCTAAGAGAGAGAAGCAGCTGGTAAAGCAGTTCCAGCAGCAGCTAAAAGATGAGCAGATCAGAGAGAAAGAGGCGAGTTTATGCCTCAAAACTGCATGttattgtctttttatttttattgtattgtgtCCAACACCCATATTTGGTCACCAAGGCTGTTTTAAAGTTGAAAACTAAAAATTCGAGTGAACATTGGTCATATGTGCTTTTTCTGAATCTCTTTTTGCAGGAGAAAAGGAAGAGGA
This region includes:
- the ccdc86 gene encoding coiled-coil domain-containing protein 86; its protein translation is MPASKNKKTDGGDGVAKAEVLNNEEDSPVVSRTRSGRKLHTPLAKTPVRRTRKSVVREDPVESTEESPPDERPADTKGDQCSQVTETVCPDVSTSTSTSADVSQEPLPATSDLIGSDQASEKENVVNNTETESTGPKKKAKKRNRSKSSEKKSQIIPLGKPKSGRVWKDRTKQRFSALLRDKPLRTSWGKKMEAKREKQLVKQFQQQLKDEQIREKEEKRKRREEHLKRRAENERKAEIVQVIKNTSKIKRMKKKTLRKIEKRDTLSMLQKTPPSVKKGSGKTKSSL